Part of the Anopheles coluzzii chromosome 3, AcolN3, whole genome shotgun sequence genome is shown below.
CTATAACAACTTTTCtcgaaggcgaaaaaagaCTCCTTCCATTACCTGGGTGCAAAGGTTCTGCAGATCAGCGCCGGAGTATCGTTCCGTCTGTTCCGCCACCAGCTCCAGCCGAACGTCTTCCTCAAAGGGCACGTTGGTTGCTATTTTTCGCAATATTTCCAACCGTCCCTTCCCGTCCGGTGCCGGTACGTGGATCAGTTTGGTCAACCGGCCCGGTCGCAGCAAAGCGTCGTCCACCATATCGGGCCGATTGGTGGCCGCAATCACAACTACCCGCTTCGCATCTTCGCTGAGCGCACTGGCCGCCTGTTCCGCCTGCCCGATACCATCCATCTCCATCAGCAGTGTCGACAGGACGCCCATATTGACGGCACCGGAGCCACCCTTCATACCGCCCGTGCCACGATTGCCGACGAGCGAGTcgatttcatccaaaaacactacCGCCGGTGCATTCGTGCGCGCCTCGTTAAACACGCGTGTGATAAGCTTCTCCGCATCGCCCACGTAGGGCGAGTAAACTTGCGCCGCCGACAGGGACAGGAAGGTCATGCCGGTTTCCGCCGCCAAACATTTGGCGAGTGTGGTCTTCGCACAACCCGGCGGACCGTACAGAAGTATGCCGCGTAGCGGGTGAATACCAAGCCGTTGAAAGCGGGCCGGATTTGCCAGCTGCTCGACTATGCAAAGTCTCAGCAGCGCTTTAAGCTCATCCATGCCGCCGAAAGAATCGAGACTTAGCGTGGCCTCACTGCCCACGAGGCCTGTTGCGTTGCGCAGATTGCTCGGTCGGTGCTTCTTCTGTATCTCGGCGAGGGCCTCTTCGAACGGAAGTTGCTGCTTGTGCATCTCCCGTACGAGATTGTAGTAGAGCAGCTCCAGCTCTGCCCCAACGTAGCCCGCCGTTCGTTGTCCGACCAGGTCCAGCTGTTCGTCGGTGAGCGTACCCCGCGCAGTGGCATAAAAGCAACGTAATATATCAATCCGTTGCTCCTTCGACGGGATGGCGAGCGTAATTTCCTTATCTAACCGGCCGGGACGGCGAAGGCGCGTGTCCATACTTTCCACGCTCGACGTTGTCCCGATGATGATAACATTCTCCGCCGACTCCCTGTACTGATCGACGAGCGATAGAAACTGCGATGCGATCCGCGCGATATTGACGACGTCTTCGCCTTTCTTCGCACCAATCTTTGGACAGATGGTATCGATATCTTTCACCAGCAGAATAGCGGGTTTCTCCCGCTCGATGAGCTCCTGAAAGAGGCGCAATCGAAGGAACGTTTGCCGCAGTTCCGCTTCCGTTTCCCCGGGCAACGATCGGAGAAAGTGCAGTCCGCGAATTTCAAACAGCGGGAGATTTCTCTCACTGATGACCGATTTCACCAAGCTATACTTGCCGGATCCACTCGGCCCGATTAGGAGAAGAGAGCGGCTTTCGGTTAGGGCTGCTTCCAGTTGCTCCCATACACCGTCGATGCCTCCCAATGGTTTCTGTGTGAGCGTTGCCGGGTGGTAGAGTATTTGGTCGATTTTTATCACCGTGTGCCGGTCCACTTCACCGTACACGGATGGTCCCTGTGTTTCCTTCACATAAACACCACAAATTCCCATGTTTCTGTCACGAAGGCAGCCGGTGAAAT
Proteins encoded:
- the LOC120955035 gene encoding spermatogenesis-associated protein 5-like protein 1 gives rise to the protein MVDLNSLTLKFNTKLEPAFSLPQSCYIWPKASERNQWTLFPGVPAECRLQNGRRLLWRVYSHLDRNSTHREAYFAYQTVELEREAHSSDIASEENILVEIRPIQPAPEDFQAVTVDVQLDCSRLKVDLLLTKECLADTLATFLKGTFFCKGCRIDFTGCLRDRNMGICGVYVKETQGPSVYGEVDRHTVIKIDQILYHPATLTQKPLGGIDGVWEQLEAALTESRSLLLIGPSGSGKYSLVKSVISERNLPLFEIRGLHFLRSLPGETEAELRQTFLRLRLFQELIEREKPAILLVKDIDTICPKIGAKKGEDVVNIARIASQFLSLVDQYRESAENVIIIGTTSSVESMDTRLRRPGRLDKEITLAIPSKEQRIDILRCFYATARGTLTDEQLDLVGQRTAGYVGAELELLYYNLVREMHKQQLPFEEALAEIQKKHRPSNLRNATGLVGSEATLSLDSFGGMDELKALLRLCIVEQLANPARFQRLGIHPLRGILLYGPPGCAKTTLAKCLAAETGMTFLSLSAAQVYSPYVGDAEKLITRVFNEARTNAPAVVFLDEIDSLVGNRGTGGMKGGSGAVNMGVLSTLLMEMDGIGQAEQAASALSEDAKRVVVIAATNRPDMVDDALLRPGRLTKLIHVPAPDGKGRLEILRKIATNVPFEEDVRLELVAEQTERYSGADLQNLCTQAALNAATEDLNATVVTMAHLRSALQDVRPSLTKEQIDWYHSYEANRLR